The sequence agcagcgcgggctgggagcctggactcctgggttctcttcccagctctggcaggggagtggggtctaggggttagagcgggggggcttgaAGCCAAGACTCCTGGCTTCTGtgcccagttctgctccagactccctgtgtgaccttggacaagtcactgcgtggctctgtgcctcagtttccccgacGTGGAAGTGGGGAGAACCCTCCCTGCTGTTGACGTGGTGGGGGAGGGCGTCTGTAACCCCCCTCGACGGCGATGGGGCTGGGTCGAGGCCGGGATGGCTGGCTGAATGTCTGTTTGTCCATCTACCCAGATGGGGACGGCGGAAGCTGTGATTAACAATGAGATTCCCAACTGCTGGGAGTGCCCCAAATGCAAACGAGAAGGGAAATCCAACAAGGTATGTAGCCGCCTGGCCCCCAGGGGTTTAGCTGGCTCAGGGCCTGGAGATGGGTccccggggcctttcccctctagggggcgctggatGCGCCTCAGGGCGgggggctggagatgggggcctttcccctctagggggcgctggatCAGCCCCCAGCAAAGGGGGCTGTCTGGCTTCTGCAGCTGGGAATTGGacccggggcctttcccctctggggggGTGTCCCAGGCCACTGTTGCTGTTTGACCACCAGGTGGCGTTGCTTCCACAGCAAAGGGCCATCTGCTCTGAGTGTCAGTGAGGTGGGGGGGGCACTGGAGGTTGAGGGGGGTTAGGTTGGAATATGCGGGGCTCCCGACCCCAATATAGGATCCTTCCTGCGCGGGGGGAACTTGAGATgacctgggggggaaggggtcacGGGGTGTCTGGATGGGATGGGTGGGGCAGGACACCTGGAAGGGCAGTtttgtgggaggggaggaagggggtaggGACAGGGATCTGGGGGTAGCTGTGgtgaggggcagggactgtctgggGGGGCTGCCCACAAGGTGGGGCTGTTCACGCTGGGGAGCGCAGAGGGACAGGGCTcctgggggtgaggtggggcatgtggggggaggggccgtgctgggggaggggcacccaccTGTTCTCGCCCCCAGGACTCGGGTGGCGACGGGACAGGGAAGCGCCGGGCGGACAACGGCGAGGACGGGGTACGGTGGAAGCTGACGGACGAGGTGGCCCAGCACAAGAAGAAGCTGTtgccggccccgccccctgcggaGGAGCCCCCCGCCAGCGCCCACAAGCGCAAGAAGGAGAAGGAGCTGCCGCCCCCCGACACGGGGCCCAAGAAAAAGGTCAGAGACCCCCCTCTCAgaaccagggatagaacccaggagtgcacccccccccccgctctaaccactagaccccacttccctcccagagccgggacagagcccaggagtcctggctgtcAGCCTCCCCTGCTCTAATCCACCAGACacaactcccctcccagagctgggatagaacccaggagtcctggctccagatGTTTCCTGCTCTAATTACTAGACCccgctcctctcccagagctggggatagaacccaggagtcccagctgcagctgcccccaccccacaaccactagaccccactcccctcccagagccgggatagaacccaggagtcctggctcccagcccccctgctctaaccactagaccccactcccctcccagagccgggatagaacccaggagtcctggctcccagcccccctgctctaaccactagaccccactcccctcccagagccagggtagaacccaggtgtccgggttCTGTTTAACTGTGTCTTTGTCTGACTGTCTTTTGCAGTTGAAAGGCGGGCGGGAAAAACACTTGAAGAAGGTGAGTGGCTCTGATCTTCCAGCTGCCCAGTTCCGTGCCCGGGAAGAGGGGAGACCTGCCCCcgcagaggggaaaggccccggaTCCCATTCCTCGGCTCTCCTCCCCTCACTGAGCCACCCAGTCCCCTggcctggggctggatcagacccagcgccccctagagggggaaggccctgggtcccttccccagccctggggccaggaTTCCCTTTTTCTCTCCCTGATATTTACATATCTGCCGATTAGCCCTGGCGTCGCCTGGTCGGGGCTAGTCAGTGGCGGGCTCATTGGGCGCTCGTTGGgatcggggggtggagggggagggactgggggctgCCCGGTGCTGGGGGTGTCCCGTGGGCCTCCCCCATGGGGCACAGCCTGGTGGCCGcgacctgctgctgctggcttcccCACTGAGACCTGCCCCGCTCGGTGACCCTGCAGGCCTCCGAGCAGCCGTCGGATGGGAACAAGCTGCAGCCGCTACCGAGCTGGGGCCGCGTGGGGAGCGGCGACTTGGAGGTGAAAGGGTCCATCTCCCACTCGACCATCCACCTGAGCCAGATCGGCCCCAGCGACCTGGAGGTGAGAGCAGACTGGAGCCCCCCCACTGCGGCTGGATCGGGGCCGGTGCCCCCTGGCGGGGTAGAGTCCCCgagtcccattccccaccccactgcgccagccagtcccctgccctggggtcgGACAGGAGCCGGTGCTCCCGAGAGGGGGAAGGCCCCAtgtccattccccacccctgccctggggccggatccGAGCCGGTGCCCCCTGGCGGGGCGGGGCCCATTTTCCATAACCCCCTTTCCGCCCCCCCTAGAAAACCAAGGCACCTCAGGGACCTCTGGAGCCTTCTGCGCAGTCGGACAAGTCTCACCAGCGGGAGAAGCTGGAGCGCTTCAAGCAGATGTGCCAGATGTTGGAGCGCgtcaagaacagcagcagctccagctccagctccgaCTCGGACTCGGACACGGACTCGCGGGGCTCGGAGGGCTCCAGCggggggggggcctccagccgGGCCGCCTCACCCGCCTCCCGGGCCCAGCGCCTGGCCGCTCTCGGCTTCAGCGCCAGcgaggaggacgaggaggaggacgaggaggaggaggaaggccgCAACGGGGGCTCGGAGGCGGCCCGCAATGGCAAGCAGCCCAAGGGGCCGCGGGCGAactgtcaggagaaggagaaccACCACCGGGCCGCCAGCAGGGGGAGCGAGCGAGCCAAGCAGCAGCCCGGGGGCCGCAAGGGAGGCCGGCCGGCCGGGCAGACGGGCCTGCACATGGTGACCCGGACTCAGTTCCTCCAGTGGCCCCTGGTGCCCTCGCCCCCCAAGCCCCTGCTGCAGTTGGAGCGGCACGTGGTGCGCCCGCCCCCCGACAGCCCCGAGCCGGACTCGCTGCCCCTGGACAGCGGCTCGGACCACGTCATGCAGCGTGACGTCTGGCTGGCCGTCTTCCAGCACCTCAGCTACCGCGAGCTCTGCGTCTGCATGCGGGTGTGTCGGACCTGGAGCCGATGGTAAGGGCGGGcgggcgctagggggcgctgagGACCTGCATTCCCCCCTGGGTGCCGTCGGGGGGCGCTGTGAAGGGTGTTGAAGTACCACAGTGTGCCACTAGGGGGCCCTGGGGTTGCAGGGTGGAGGCTGGCAAGCTGTAGGAACCGCATGCTCCGCTAGGGGGCGTTGGGCAAGATGCAGGTCCCAAGTCCGCCAATAAGGGGCGCTGTGTTGTGGTGGGGCGTTTGTtgtggggcacagcagggggcgctctcccctggtaGCCAGGGCTGGCCTTGATGCCCGAGggcagcactagggggcgctgagTTAGAGGGGTCACTTCGTCATTCTGCAGGTCGGTTTCCTGAGCCCTGACTGGAGTCTTGCCGTGGGGCTGTCAGGGCTGGGTTTGCGGCCTGTGGGGGatgagtggggaaggagagtgtcgctgggggcagggggaggagtgtGGGGCTGTGGGGGTCCCTGGGCACAGGGTGTAGAAGTCCCGTGCGGCAGCAGGTCCTTGGAgggcaggttggggggctgtgggtccaATGGGGCGGGAGGAAGGGGTCCCATGGGCACGGTGTGGAGTGATGGGTCTCTGGGGGCTGTGGGTCCCTGGACGGCAGGGATGGGGCTACGGGTCCCATGGGCGAGACGTGAGGTGGTAggtgccgggggaggggctgtgagtCCCATGGAGTGAGAGGAGGGGGTCAAGTAGGTGCCAGGAGACAGTGGGTCCCTGGAGGGTGGAGGCAGGGCTGCAGGTCCCATGGGTGAGATGTGGGGCAGtaggtgacggggggggggggcggttgtgGGTCCCTGGGTGGTCGGGGAGGCTGCGGGTCccatggggtgggaagaggggatcCCATGGGTGAGATGTGGGGCAGTAGGTGACGGGGGGGGGCGGTTGTGGGTCCCTGGGTGGTCGGGGAGGCTGCGGGTCccatggggtgggaagaggggatcCCATGGGTGAGATGTGGGGCAGtaggtgacgggggggggggttgtgggtcCCTGGGTGgtcgggggggctgcgggtcccATGAGGTGGGAAGAGGGGATCCCATGGATGAGATGTGGGGCAGtaggtgctggggggggtgggcCTGTGGGTCCCATGGGGCGCTGCAGGCTGCAGAGGGTGCAATGGTCTGTGTGGCCACATGGGGGAGCTGCCGGGTCGCGCTTTGCTGCCCGGGAAGAAGGGCGGGGCCGGGTTACTGTACCGTATTGACCGTATTAGCATACTGGCTGGGAAACCAGTGCCTTTACCGTATTGATTGTATTAGAGACGGTGAGGCCTGGTGCCCCCACCGTATTGACTGTATAAGTGGGGCCCTGCTTGAGTCCTGGGATGCTTGTCAAATGCTTGCGGCCGAGACGTGGCCAGTCCCGGCAAAGCGGCAGGAATTGGAGAACGGCAGGAATTGGAGAAGCCGGAGAAGAGCCGCGCATTTCAGAGATGTTTGCTGGAACAAGTATTCTGGGATGCTGGCtgattggtggtggtggtggttgatcCGACACCTTGCTGCACCTACAGTCTAGTCGTTAACGTGGGGGGCTGAGAGAGGGAGCCCCCGGGGGGCCTACAGCCAGGGCTCCGGGCGGGCAGAATTAGGTGGAAGCCGAATGATGTGGGGTCGGCAGTATCGCAAATTAAGTAGGGCCTTATATACCAGCATATTGGGGAGAAGCCGGTATCTTTACCATATTGATTGTATTAGCAGAGAGGCGGTGGCTGGTGCTATTACCGTATTGATTGTATTAGAAGAGGCAACAGCTGGTGCTATTTCTGTTACTGAATTAATACAATTTTACCGTATTCAGAGGTGGCGGTGGCTGGCGGGTGCCGTTACCGTATTGATTGTGTTAGACGAGGCGGCGGCTGGTGCTGTTACCGTATTGATTGTATTAGACGAGGCGGCGGCTGGTGCTGTTACCGTATCGATTGTGTGAGTGCTCTGGGTGGAAGCTGTGTTAGACGGGGTGGCGGCGGGAACTTTTACCGTGTTGATTGTtttagggcagaggtggggtgcTGGGACGGCTACCGTACTGACTGTAGTAGTGGTGCTGTCTAATTTTCTCCACCCCCGCCTCCCTCAGGTGCTGTGATAAGCGCCTGTGGACCCGCATCGACCTGAGCCGCCGGAAATCGATCACCCCGTCTATGCTGAGCGGCATCATTCGCCGGCAGCCGGGCAGCCTCGACCTCAGCTGGACCAACATCTCCAAGAAGCAGCTCATGTGGCTTATCAACCGGCTACAGGGTaggggggggctgctgggagccaggactcctgggttcttttcctagctctgggaggggcatGGGGCCTGGTGGGTTAGAGCCTGGGGaaatgggagtcaggacacctgggttccctCCCTGACTTGGCGTCTCTCTGTTGCCCCCTGCAGGCCTGCGGGAGCTGGTCCTGACGGGCTGCTCGTGGTGCTCCGTCTCAGCGCTGAGCACCGCCAGCTTCCCCTCGCTGCGGCTGCTCGACCTGCGCTGGATCGAGGACGTCAAGGACTCGCACCTCCgtgagctgctgctgccccctacAGACAGCAAGCCAGGTGGGTGCTAGGGGGTGCCGTAGGGGCTCCGCGGGGGCGCTGTTCTCCAATGCAGCACCaaggggcgctgtgctgcagggagccgaCCTGTCCCCGCTCCCACAGGTCAGACCGAGAGCCGGGGCCGGCTGCAGAACGTCTCCGAGCTGCGTCTGTCGGGGCTGGACATCACGGACGCCTCGTTGCGCCTCGTCGTCCGCCACACGCCCCAGCTCGCCAAGCTGGACCTGAGCCACTGCAACCATGTGGGTGACCAGTCTGTCAACCTGCTGACCGCTGCTAACTCCCCCCTCCGCGACAGCCTCGCCGAGATCAACCTCTCCGgtgagcccctgccccccagcgccgccggtgcccctctcccccgacccgcagccccctgctagcccatcCCTGCCTGGCAGACACACCTACTATTATGGATTGAATTGGATCCAGCACCCCCTCAAGGGGAGAGGCCCCGTGTCTCACTCCctacccccctgagccagccagtctccTGCCCTGCGACCGGaagggagccggcgccccctagaggggaaaagctcccctcccccatctcactGCCCACCCCTCTGCCGCGCAGGGTGTAACCGCCTGACGGACCAGTGTCTGCCTCTCTTCCGACGCTGCCCGCGCCTCTCCCGCGTCGATCTGCGCTCCTGCCGCCACGTCACCCCCGAGGGCTGCGTCCGCTTCTGCGAGGACTCGGggcccccggccccgccgcctGCCGGGCCACCCTTCCGCTGCCCCGAGGAGAAATTGCTGCTCAAGGACAGCTAATAGCCGGGCGGGGCCAGGCTGCGCCAGAGACTTGAAGAGAGACCTTTTACTAAAGCCATGCACTGAATcctgggggggccgggggccttccagggctggggggagcaagggggaaacccattcccccccccccactgctgatTTGGGAGGGGATCCCATTTGGGGGTATCTGGGGGGGGCGCCGTTCAGTCCTCTCTCTGCTTGATAAGGTGGCGGGGGGGGCTGATTGGAGTTGGTACATGTCCCCGGGGGGGGATGGAAGCCAGgacaggaggcggggggggaggggtgtactGGTACCGGTGGTCACATCCCCtcaccccttttaaaaaaaaaaaaaaagtatctcaatcccctcccccagctcctcagcgTGCTGCCTTTGGAATTGGTTGTGTTAGTTGCCAAGTATGTGGCTACtgcatctgccccccccccacaccccctctgtGGGGGGCTCTAGCACTGATGgtttatccccacccccacacactctcacactccctgggggggggcaggggagccccaCCCATGCCCGATGCCcgcctctccgccccccccccccccccccggatccgCCAGCTTTAAATAACCACTTGCGGGGGCAACGTCTGGATTTCCTCCTGGTTTGGGGAGGGCCCTCCTATTGCCCCTCCCCCTTTTCAGCTGGGGGGGCTCGGATCCCCCCCCCGAAACTTAGACCTCCTTTTTCAAAACGGTTACGCTTCCCCCGGCTCCTcccatgggggggaaggggcggggcttcgctcAGCAGGGCAGCGGTTCTACCTGTGgatcggggaaggggtggggggcacccTGGTCCGTTTCCTCCGTGCCCCAAGGAGAGGGGTGTCTGGCcaatcaccccctccccccccatacgGGGTGCACGTGATCAGCTCCACTTTGGGGGTTTGAGGGATGTGGTGGGGCGGGCTGGCAGTGGGGGGATGCCCTCCCGGATtttggcagctgggggaggtgggcGGTGGCATCCTCTCTGTGGGGCGGCTGTTGGGGGGCGGCAGGCCACCCTTTCTTTTGATACTTgaaaccttcccccccccaccggcTAACGCGTTACTTGAATCGTAGCTATAGATTCTGCCGTCGGAGGCGAAAGACACAAAGGAAAAGGtatttccctcccttcccacgtttttgtttctgttcagtgTTTAAAGGCCAAGGAAATGTCGGGGGGGGGTCGTCCCCCCAATCTCCTGGGGCgtaatcccccccgccccccagcagggTCTTTTTGACTTTGCCCTTCCAGTGGGGGGGCGATCgggcagtgctggggggcagCGTAGGTCTGGTGGCGGGGGATCCCTCAGTCTGACGGGGATGTCTGTGGGGCTTGACGGGGGACCCTCAAGGTTGGGTCTGTTTTCGGGCGCCCCCCCCCATCAGTTGGGACTCtggctgtaaagggttaagaggaATCTGGGGGGTGGTGTTCCCATATAGCTCCCCTCCCCATCAGTAACTCCCCGTTCCTGTCCAGTTCTTCCTGTTCCTTTGAGCATCACCCACTCCATGCGGACCCAGGTGTCGGGCCACTTCCCGGCCTTTCCtcctggtggggctggggcttggataacccttcctccctccccaggagctgggggggagtCCCCGCTTCCAGCCTGGCTCTGCGGTAGATGTAAGCGGATGTTTTTGTGGAGAATACCTCAGGTTTAAAGCAAAGAAAGTGGAAATATTAGAGAGAAAACCCCGCCAGGCACGTTGGGCTAACCACTGCTGCtatgggggcggcgggggggacgACAGAGTGGGGGGTATTGGGAAGGTCAGTCGGACAGATGGGTCACAGGGATGGACGGGGCGATCCCACGGAGGGATCCCCCAGACAGACGGACACACCGCGATCCCGCAGACAGACATCCTACAGCCGGAGAGATTCCCTCCGAACCGAGACAGACCTCCCCAGGGCGCGAGCCGTCCCCTACCCGGAGACGCAAACATATCCCCGGCCCGGCCCTGATTCGCACCCACCTTCCTCCTCGGGTAACCGGGGCGCCCACGgatcccctcccacccatttCCCCCGGGAGCCGAACACCCAGCTCCACCTTCcgcggggcggcggggggccCACCCTAAAGACGAGTCTCTCCCCTCGCTGTGCTGGGAATTGCGTCTGCCGTGCGAGCTGCAGCCACTAGATGGCGACAGCCTTCTCGCGCGTTTCCagggccccgccccgccctgcccccaacTTCCCTCTAGCCTGACTCCAACCCCAGCCAAGGACCAAagttttcccttttccccccaccctccctgggcttcagaaGTAACcagtctctcctcccccccccacccccctccccagttctCCTGCGGGCCAGCCACTCCGTGAGCGCGCCCCTCTCTGAGCCCCGCCAGCCGCTCAGAGCGAGGGCGGACCGGACGAACACGACTCCGATCCTGACTTCAGGGGTTCTGCGTTGGGCTCTACTGTTtgccatacaaaaaaaaaaaaatcaaaaaaagaaaTTGTGGTTTTGGTCTTAAGCCTgtttatatttctccccccttccattttcttccccaaaaaatgcaaaataaaacggttgttttttttattattttattttaattttttatggttttttttttttctttacgttgctggaaaaaaatattgttttggttttttttttaaaatatttcaggttttttgttttctacttttctGGTTTAGCTTGGTTCTTGGGTGGGGGGGGCACTCGCAGACTAGATTGGGGACAGGTgccgcccagaccccagccaGGATCGGGGACGCTCTTGGGTTGGGCATTGCGGGGCCCCCACTGCACAAAGCTAGTCCCTGCCCCGAGGGGCTCACAGCCCCGCTAGATAAAGTCCAACTTGTTATGAGAACATATTTTGCCAGGCCCTTCGTAATTATAGTCCGTCTCTTTAATCTAACAGACATCCCCTTCGATACCCATCCATCCACCCCGCCCCAAAGATACCCATCCGTTCCTGTGTCTGTCCATCCCTCCCTGGACATGCCCATCCAGCCTTGTGTAGATCCATCCGTCCGTCTATCCATCTTTTCCTTTAGATACCCACCCATCCAACCCTTTAGATATGTACCCAACCATCCCTAGAGataccctctctcccctccccccccatatgtatctattagggctgttgattaatcgcaattaactcaaaaaaataaattgcaattaattgcaggtttaatcgcactgttaaacaatagaatacccattgaaatgtattaaatattttttgatttttttctacatttttaaatatattaattgcGATGACCGTacagaattcaaagtgtacagggcttactttattatttattacaaatatttgcactgtagaagtgataaaaaatagtatttttcaattcactttgtACATGTACTGTAaggca comes from Lepidochelys kempii isolate rLepKem1 chromosome 6, rLepKem1.hap2, whole genome shotgun sequence and encodes:
- the FBXL19 gene encoding F-box/LRR-repeat protein 19: MKKFGGPGRMKQSCLMRQCTAPVLPHTAVCLLCGEAGKEDTVEGEEEKFNLSLMECSICNEIVHPACLKMGTAEAVINNEIPNCWECPKCKREGKSNKDSGGDGTGKRRADNGEDGVRWKLTDEVAQHKKKLLPAPPPAEEPPASAHKRKKEKELPPPDTGPKKKLKGGREKHLKKASEQPSDGNKLQPLPSWGRVGSGDLEVKGSISHSTIHLSQIGPSDLEKTKAPQGPLEPSAQSDKSHQREKLERFKQMCQMLERVKNSSSSSSSSDSDSDTDSRGSEGSSGGGASSRAASPASRAQRLAALGFSASEEDEEEDEEEEEGRNGGSEAARNGKQPKGPRANCQEKENHHRAASRGSERAKQQPGGRKGGRPAGQTGLHMVTRTQFLQWPLVPSPPKPLLQLERHVVRPPPDSPEPDSLPLDSGSDHVMQRDVWLAVFQHLSYRELCVCMRVCRTWSRWCCDKRLWTRIDLSRRKSITPSMLSGIIRRQPGSLDLSWTNISKKQLMWLINRLQGLRELVLTGCSWCSVSALSTASFPSLRLLDLRWIEDVKDSHLRELLLPPTDSKPGQTESRGRLQNVSELRLSGLDITDASLRLVVRHTPQLAKLDLSHCNHVGDQSVNLLTAANSPLRDSLAEINLSGCNRLTDQCLPLFRRCPRLSRVDLRSCRHVTPEGCVRFCEDSGPPAPPPAGPPFRCPEEKLLLKDS